A portion of the Cryptomeria japonica chromosome 5, Sugi_1.0, whole genome shotgun sequence genome contains these proteins:
- the LOC131064115 gene encoding probable rRNA-processing protein EBP2 homolog, translating to MAIFKEQALNSAKHEELVAAVEEDDNYSEDEEEDSQDSEGEEDAPLSEPRKDAVYNTVGLHDKLEEIGWPDNVNWIDKLCVEYKREGEIDANDDLAREMAFYTQALEGTRQAYNKLQAMGIPFLRPEDYYAEMVKTDNHMLKVKDKLLFQKQKIEEAEERRKSREAKKLSKAVQAAKLKERAKKKKEDFESVKKWRKMRQNSGFKDGDDEMPLDFEEGKSSFQKGKKMRPGVSPGDRSGGKGRNNMAFGGGKKGRNMEFGGGKKGVKNRQYKDSKFGHGGPKRMRKQNTADSAADVAGFSGNRKNNNKKRRMN from the coding sequence ATGGCGATATTCAAAGAGCAGGCATTGAATTCCGCCAAGCACGAGGAATTAGTAGCAGCAGTGGAAGAAGATGATAACTACAGCGAAGACGAGGAAGAAGATTCACAAGATTCAGAAGGAGAAGAAGATGCCCCGCTTAGCGAGCCTCGTAAGGACGCAGTGTACAACACCGTCGGTCTCCATGACAAACTTGAAGAAATCGGTTGGCCCGACAATGTCAACTGGATCGATAAGCTTTGCGTGGAATACAAAAGGGAGGGAGAAATCGACGCCAACGATGACCTGGCGCGGGAGATGGCCTTTTACACGCAGGCTTTGGAGGGCACCCGCCAAGCCTATAATAAATTACAGGCCATGGGAATCCCTTTCTTAAGACCGGAAGATTATTATGCGGAAATGGTGAAAACAGATAATCATATGCTGAAGGTGAAGGATAAGTTGCTTTTCCAGAAGCAGAAAATAGAGGAGGCGGAGGAGCGGAGAAAGTCGAGGGAGGCCAAGAAGTTGTCTAAGGCCGTCCAGGCGGCGAAATTGAAGGAGAGggcgaagaagaagaaggaggatttcgAGTCAgttaaaaaatggaggaaaatgagGCAGAATAGCGGTTTTAAGGACGGTGATGATGAAATGCCGCtggattttgaggaaggaaagagTTCGTTTCAGAAGGGGAAGAAGATGAGGCCTGGGGTTTCGCCTGGCGATCGGTCTGGCGGGAAGGGGAGAAATAATATGGCGTTTGGTGGAGGCAAAAAAGGGAGAAATATGGAGTTTGGCGGAGGGAAAAAAGGGGTGAAGAATAGACAATATAAAGATTCTAAATTTGGACATGGAGGGCCAAAGCGGATGAGGAAGCAGAACACTGCGGATTCTGCTGCAGATGTAGCAGGGTTTTCGGGGAACCGGAAAAACAACAACAAGAAGAGAAGGATGAATTGA